One Scomber scombrus chromosome 1, fScoSco1.1, whole genome shotgun sequence DNA segment encodes these proteins:
- the plekhg4 gene encoding puratrophin-1 produces MVTTEREYVRSLRYIIHHYFPEMDRADLPQDLRGKRVVVFGNLEKLLDFHSQFFLRELEACWKHPLRVPHCFLRHQEQFSLYALYSKNKPKSDSLLANHGHSFFRRKQVELGDKMDLSSYLLKPVQRMSKYALLLTDLMKEVGVAQEAELMALQSATNMVKFQLRHGNDLLAMDAIRNCDVNLKEQGQLIRQDEFTVWTGRRKCQRHVFLFEELVLFSKPKKMEGGLDVFIYKHSFKTADVGLTESSGDNGLRFEIWFRRRTIKNQNFILQAAAADVKHVWTTDIARILWNQATRNKEMRLKEMVSMGVGNKPFLDIQPSDAAISDRAVHYIMKSRGARTRASIAVSVFDHSNPFKRGTVTSDPHSSGPSSSSTLLGPLNLHMYSQSLASSTSSAAEGSFITSCIEEDEQEHETGSQPSMTTESSDSSSRCLSGSTGSDSGCVSSHLQEALPEEPSPTGQPSCSSSSSSSSNKLHLNSQHISSKASPVIGPATIV; encoded by the exons ATGGTGACCACGGAGCGAGAGTACGTCCGCTCCCTGCGTTACATCATCCATCACTACTTCCCAGAGATGGACCGAGCCGACCTGCCGCAGGACCTGAGGGGGAAACGGGTCGTGGTCTTCGGGAACCTGGAGAAGCTTCTAGACTTTCACAGTCAGTTCTTCCTCAGAGAGCTGGAGGCCTGCTGGAAGCATCCGCTGAGAGTCCCGCACTGCTTCCTCAGACAT CAGGAGCAGTTCAGCCTCTACGCTCTctacagcaaaaacaaaccaaagtcTGACTCTCTGCTGGCCAATCACGGACACTCCTTCTTCAGG AGGAAGCAGGTGGAGCTGGGGGATAAGATGGATCTGTCCTCCTACCTGTTGAAGCCGGTTCAGAGGATGAGTAAATACGCTCTGCTGCTCACGGACCTGATGAAGGAAGTGGGCGTGGCTCAGGAGGCGGAGCTTATGGCGCTGCAGTCCGCCACCAACATGGTCAAGTTTCAGCTTCGCCATGGCAACGACCTGCTGGCCATGGACGCCATCCGCAACTGTGAC gtgaaCTTGAAGGAGCAGGGTCAGCTGATCCGCCAGGATGAGTTCACTGTCTGGACTGGGAGGAGGAAATGTCAACGTCACGTCTTCCTGTTCGAGGAGCTCGTTCTCTTCAGTAAACCcaagaagatggagggagggctGGACGTGTTCATCTATAAACACTCCTTCAAG ACAGCTGACGTGGGTCTGACGGAGTCGTCGGGGGACAACGGGCTTCGCTTTGAGATCTGGTTCAGAAGGAGGACGATTAAGAACCAGAACTTCATCCTTCAGGCCGCCGCCGCAGACGTTAAACACGTCTGGACCACCGACATCGCCCGGATCCTCTGGAACCAGGCCACAAGGAACAAAG AGATGCGTCTGAAGGAGATGGTTTCTATGGGAGTTGGTAACAAACCGTTTTTGGACATCCAGCCGAGTGATGCAGCCATCAGTGACCGAGCTGTTCACTACATCATGAAGAGCAGAG GTGCCAGAACTCGAGCGTCCATCGCCGTCTCCGTCTTCGATCACTCCAACCCTTTTAAACGTGGAacggtgacctctgacccccatTCATCAggaccctcctcctcctccaccctgcTGGGACCCCTCAACCTGCACATGTACag TCAGTCCTtggcctcctccacctcctcggcTGCTGAAGGCTCCTTCATCACGTCGTGTATTGAGGAAGACGAGCAGGAGCATGAGACTGGCAGTCAGCCCTCCATga CCACAGAGAGTTCAGACTCTTCGTCTCGGTGTCTCTCGGGCTCCACCGGCTCTGACAGCGGCTGCGTCTCCTCTCACCTGCAGGAGGCGCTGCCTGAGGAGCCCAGCCCCACCGGACAgccctcctgctcctcctcttcctcttcctcctccaacAAACTGCACCTCAACAGCCAGCACATTTCATCT AAAGCGTCTCCAGTCATCGGCCCGGCAACCATCGTGTGA